A genomic region of Rhizobium sp. NXC24 contains the following coding sequences:
- the parE gene encoding DNA topoisomerase IV subunit B — translation MDNSNDLFSGLPLSPKPEAADKPVVKAEKPVAAPAPRPAPATSTAEEYGANSIRVLEGLEPVRMRPGMYIGGTDEKALHHLFAEVIDNCMDEAVAGHADFIDVYLDQQGYLTVTDNGRGIPVENHPQVPGKSTLEVIMTKLHAGGKFDGKAYETSGGLHGVGVSVVNALSDDLEVEVARNRKLYRQRFSRGLPQGGLEELGDVHNRRGTRVRFHPDPQIFGEHAKFDPARVFRMARSKAYLFGGVEIRWSCDPELVHGGSDVPEKAVFHFPGGLKDYLKATMGNEFTVTREIFAGKSEKASGHGSLEWAITWYGGDPQIHSYCNTIPTPEGGTHEAGLRIALTKGLKNYAEMTQNKRAAGITTDDVMISGVGMLSIFIREPEFVGQTKDRLATVEAQRIVENALRDPFDHYLTDNPAEAEKLLEWVIERSEERLRRRKEKEVNRKTAVRKLRLPGKLADCSQNTAEGAELFLVEGDSAGGSAKQARNRTNQAILPLRGKILNVASAGREKLSANQQIADLVQALGCGTRSKYREEDLRYQRIVVMTDADVDGAHIASLLITFFYQEMPELIRGGHLFLAVPPLYKITQGSKSIYARDDAHRLELMETEFKGKGKVEISRFKGLGEMLPAQLKETTMDPARRTLLRVEIDEVDFEGTREAVDNLMGTKADARFRFIQERAAFAENLDI, via the coding sequence ATGGATAACAGCAACGATCTCTTCTCCGGACTGCCCCTTTCGCCGAAACCGGAAGCGGCGGACAAGCCGGTCGTCAAGGCTGAAAAGCCTGTGGCCGCCCCTGCCCCGCGCCCTGCGCCGGCCACCTCGACTGCCGAGGAATATGGGGCGAATTCGATCCGCGTTCTCGAAGGGCTGGAGCCGGTGCGCATGCGCCCCGGCATGTATATCGGCGGCACGGACGAGAAGGCGTTGCATCATCTCTTCGCCGAAGTCATCGACAATTGCATGGACGAGGCCGTCGCCGGCCATGCCGATTTCATCGACGTGTATCTCGACCAGCAGGGCTATCTGACCGTCACCGACAATGGCCGCGGCATTCCGGTCGAAAACCATCCGCAGGTGCCGGGCAAGTCGACGCTCGAAGTCATCATGACCAAGCTGCATGCCGGCGGTAAATTCGACGGCAAGGCCTATGAGACCTCGGGCGGTCTGCACGGCGTCGGCGTGTCTGTCGTCAATGCGCTGTCCGATGATCTCGAAGTCGAGGTGGCGCGCAATCGCAAGCTCTATCGCCAGCGCTTTTCGCGTGGCCTGCCCCAGGGCGGGCTGGAAGAACTCGGCGATGTCCATAACCGTCGCGGCACCCGCGTGCGCTTCCATCCCGATCCGCAGATCTTCGGCGAGCATGCCAAGTTCGATCCTGCCCGCGTCTTCCGTATGGCGCGGTCCAAAGCCTATCTTTTCGGCGGCGTAGAGATCCGCTGGAGCTGCGATCCGGAATTGGTGCATGGAGGCTCCGATGTTCCGGAAAAGGCCGTCTTCCACTTCCCCGGCGGTCTGAAGGATTACCTCAAGGCGACGATGGGCAACGAGTTCACCGTCACGCGCGAGATTTTCGCCGGCAAGTCGGAGAAGGCAAGCGGCCATGGTTCGCTGGAGTGGGCGATCACTTGGTACGGCGGCGACCCGCAGATCCATTCCTATTGCAATACCATTCCAACCCCCGAAGGCGGCACGCATGAAGCGGGCCTGCGCATCGCGCTCACTAAGGGGCTGAAGAACTATGCCGAGATGACGCAGAACAAGCGCGCGGCGGGTATCACCACCGACGACGTGATGATCTCCGGCGTCGGCATGCTTTCCATCTTCATTCGCGAACCGGAATTCGTCGGCCAGACCAAGGACAGGCTCGCGACCGTCGAGGCGCAGCGCATAGTCGAAAATGCATTGCGCGATCCCTTCGATCATTATCTCACCGACAATCCGGCCGAAGCCGAAAAGCTGCTGGAATGGGTGATCGAGCGTTCCGAGGAGCGCCTGCGCCGCCGCAAGGAGAAGGAAGTCAACCGCAAGACGGCGGTGCGCAAGCTGCGCCTGCCGGGCAAGCTCGCCGATTGTTCGCAGAATACCGCCGAAGGCGCCGAACTCTTCCTCGTCGAAGGTGATTCGGCTGGCGGCTCCGCCAAGCAGGCGCGCAACCGCACGAACCAGGCGATCCTGCCGCTGCGCGGCAAGATCCTCAACGTCGCCAGCGCCGGCCGCGAGAAGCTCTCCGCCAACCAGCAGATCGCCGATCTCGTCCAGGCGCTCGGCTGCGGCACGCGCTCGAAATATCGCGAAGAGGACCTTCGTTATCAGCGCATCGTCGTTATGACCGATGCCGACGTCGACGGCGCCCATATCGCCTCGCTGCTAATTACATTCTTCTATCAGGAAATGCCCGAGCTGATCCGTGGAGGCCACCTTTTCCTGGCCGTGCCACCGCTCTACAAGATCACGCAGGGGTCGAAATCCATCTACGCCCGCGACGACGCCCATCGGCTGGAGCTGATGGAGACCGAGTTCAAAGGCAAAGGTAAGGTCGAGATCAGCCGCTTTAAAGGCCTTGGCGAAATGCTTCCTGCCCAGCTCAAGGAAACGACGATGGACCCGGCGAGACGTACGCTCTTGCGTGTCGAGATCGACGAGGTGGATTTCGAGGGCACGCGCGAAGCCGTCGACAATCTCATGGGCACCAAGGCGGATGCCCGTTTCCGCTTTATCCAGGAGCGTGCGGCATTTGCGGAGAATCTGGATATTTAG
- a CDS encoding esterase-like activity of phytase family protein gives MLKPFLMTAAAALFFGSTAAQATDIGTIDVPCPFGDCKAGISLSYLGEYDIPTGFMENGVEVGGLSGIDFDPSTGHYVSISDDRSEKAPARFYDLDIDVSAAGLKGVTVLDHVTLKDKNGQPFATRTVDSESIRIGKDGIYWSSEGDGKALLPPFVRVANRDGSFVRELPLPAGFAPTADKSTGIRDNLAFEDLTFLSGGDLLVGMESALYQDGPIATLTNGALARLIRYDAATGEQKAQYVYPVSPIPQAAGKPGGWNDFGMSDFVALDDRHVLSIERGYAQDVGNSAVINMFDLEGATDVSNIPSLAKTDQRIVPVRKAQVMDLRALGLAPDNIEGITFGKAKDGTDVLIFVADNNFNPTQKTQFFAFKVIRRPQ, from the coding sequence ATGTTGAAGCCCTTTTTGATGACTGCCGCCGCTGCCCTTTTTTTCGGTTCCACCGCTGCCCAGGCCACCGACATCGGTACGATCGATGTCCCCTGCCCCTTCGGTGACTGCAAGGCGGGTATCAGCCTCTCCTATCTCGGCGAATACGACATTCCGACAGGATTCATGGAAAACGGCGTTGAGGTCGGCGGTCTCTCCGGCATCGATTTCGACCCTTCGACCGGCCATTATGTCTCCATCAGCGACGACCGCTCCGAAAAGGCACCAGCGCGCTTCTACGATCTCGATATCGATGTCAGCGCCGCCGGCCTCAAGGGCGTGACGGTGCTCGATCACGTGACGCTGAAAGATAAGAACGGCCAGCCATTCGCTACCCGCACGGTGGATTCGGAGTCGATCCGCATCGGCAAGGACGGCATCTATTGGAGCAGCGAAGGCGACGGCAAGGCGCTGCTGCCGCCTTTCGTGCGGGTTGCCAATCGCGACGGCAGCTTCGTGCGCGAACTGCCGCTACCCGCAGGCTTTGCACCGACCGCCGACAAGAGCACCGGCATCCGCGACAATCTGGCTTTCGAGGACCTGACCTTTCTCTCCGGCGGCGATCTCCTCGTCGGCATGGAATCGGCGCTTTACCAGGACGGGCCGATAGCGACGCTGACCAACGGCGCGCTTGCCCGCCTGATCCGCTATGACGCGGCCACCGGCGAACAGAAGGCGCAATATGTCTATCCGGTCTCGCCGATCCCGCAGGCGGCTGGCAAACCTGGCGGCTGGAATGATTTCGGCATGTCGGATTTCGTGGCGCTGGACGACCGGCACGTGCTGTCGATCGAACGCGGCTATGCGCAGGATGTCGGCAATTCGGCCGTCATCAATATGTTCGATCTCGAAGGCGCAACCGATGTTTCGAACATCCCGTCCTTGGCGAAGACCGATCAGCGTATCGTGCCCGTGCGCAAGGCCCAGGTCATGGATCTGCGCGCGCTCGGCCTTGCGCCTGACAACATCGAGGGCATCACCTTCGGCAAGGCGAAAGACGGTACGGATGTGTTGATTTTCGTTGCCGACAACAATTTCAATCCGACGCAGAAGACACAGTTCTTTGCCTTCAAGGTCATCCGCCGGCCGCAATAA
- a CDS encoding AI-2E family transporter — protein sequence MGVFERHKPREPRWLGPSAPARMALIPSISAARWLLILIAAAGIYFFYGFLVPVLAAAVIGFATWPLYSDLVRRTNGNTTLAATIAIAFIVTFLVLPIVLSAIYMVGEVREWFTWAVHVNRDGAPPPQWILALPIIGSWLGDQWTQYVGSPGSIGELAQLVSGAHIGNIYRAVLAAGGGAFHVVLTLLFMLIALFFIYRDGASFVRQVDLLGERILPNRWERISRVVPATISSTVMGMTLIAIGEGVVLGVAYWIAGAPSAVTLGVLTGVMALVPGGAPLSMSLVSIYLLASGSPWAGAGLFVWGTVELFIVDKTLRPKLVGGPIKLPFLPTFFGLVGGVKTMGFLGLFIGPVLMAIIVAIWREWIREAELTEEQHAQEPELQLRIRDGSDG from the coding sequence GTGGGTGTATTCGAACGTCATAAGCCAAGGGAGCCGCGTTGGCTGGGGCCGAGCGCGCCCGCGCGCATGGCCCTTATTCCGTCGATTTCGGCGGCGCGTTGGCTGCTGATCCTGATTGCCGCTGCCGGCATCTATTTCTTCTACGGTTTTCTCGTTCCCGTGCTGGCCGCGGCGGTGATCGGTTTCGCCACCTGGCCGCTTTATAGTGACCTCGTGCGCCGCACCAACGGCAACACGACGCTTGCGGCAACCATCGCCATCGCCTTCATCGTGACCTTTCTGGTGCTGCCGATCGTGCTCTCGGCCATCTATATGGTCGGCGAGGTGCGCGAATGGTTTACCTGGGCAGTACATGTCAACCGCGATGGTGCGCCACCGCCGCAATGGATCCTGGCGCTGCCGATAATCGGCTCCTGGCTTGGCGATCAGTGGACGCAATATGTCGGCAGCCCCGGTTCCATCGGCGAATTGGCGCAGCTCGTCAGCGGCGCCCATATCGGCAATATCTATCGGGCAGTGCTTGCCGCCGGCGGCGGCGCCTTCCACGTCGTGTTGACTTTGCTGTTCATGCTGATCGCCCTGTTTTTCATCTATCGCGACGGAGCCAGCTTCGTCCGTCAGGTCGATCTTTTGGGCGAACGTATCCTGCCGAACCGTTGGGAGCGCATTTCTCGCGTTGTCCCGGCAACGATCAGCTCCACGGTCATGGGCATGACGTTGATCGCCATCGGCGAAGGCGTCGTGCTGGGCGTTGCCTATTGGATCGCGGGCGCGCCATCGGCAGTCACGCTCGGCGTTCTGACGGGGGTCATGGCGCTCGTGCCTGGCGGCGCGCCGCTCTCCATGTCGCTCGTCTCCATCTATCTGCTCGCCAGCGGCTCACCCTGGGCGGGCGCTGGGCTATTCGTGTGGGGGACGGTCGAACTCTTCATCGTCGACAAGACGCTGCGGCCGAAGCTGGTCGGCGGCCCGATCAAGCTGCCTTTCCTGCCGACCTTTTTCGGCCTTGTCGGCGGGGTCAAGACCATGGGCTTCCTCGGCCTGTTCATCGGCCCGGTGCTCATGGCCATCATCGTCGCTATCTGGCGCGAATGGATCCGCGAGGCGGAATTGACCGAGGAACAGCACGCTCAGGAGCCGGAACTGCAATTGCGTATCCGGGACGGTTCGGACGGCTGA
- a CDS encoding GNAT family N-acetyltransferase, giving the protein MPLTIAVESPRQDGVIRLLDMSSAYAQSLYPPESNHLLDLESLERPEVTFWVARLDGNAVGCCALVEAGDGTAEIKRMFVDPLARGRKVAQMLMEALEEKATERTLTALRLETGIYQPEAISLYSKFGYTEIGPFGGYGLDPLSLFMEKTFPQG; this is encoded by the coding sequence TTGCCGCTAACAATTGCCGTTGAATCACCGCGCCAAGACGGCGTTATCCGTCTTCTCGACATGTCCAGTGCCTATGCGCAGTCGCTCTATCCGCCGGAGAGCAACCACTTGCTCGATCTGGAATCGCTGGAGAGGCCCGAAGTGACCTTCTGGGTCGCGCGGCTCGATGGCAATGCGGTCGGCTGCTGCGCGCTGGTCGAGGCGGGGGATGGCACCGCGGAGATCAAGCGTATGTTTGTCGATCCGCTTGCCAGGGGACGCAAGGTCGCACAGATGCTGATGGAAGCGCTGGAAGAAAAAGCGACGGAAAGGACGCTGACGGCGCTACGGCTCGAAACCGGCATATATCAGCCGGAGGCAATCAGCCTCTACAGCAAGTTCGGCTATACGGAGATCGGACCGTTCGGCGGCTACGGGCTTGATCCGCTCAGCCTGTTCATGGAGAAGACTTTCCCGCAGGGATAA
- a CDS encoding DUF2336 domain-containing protein: protein MSRRYVIIEAFLRWAETAKAEGRARAANALGRAYLQSVMPREERAAAEMAMTYMLDDPSPRVRLSLAEAVARSPDAPRNVILSLAEDQPEIAGQVILFSPVFTDADLVDLALRGSNVTRVLIASRGRVSRSVSAALAEIGGETEILCLLENDGASLSRASLKRIAERLGDHADIRGLLLDRDALPSDIRHLLMRHVSEALAGSSLIQATIGAGRLQHLTREASEAATVSIAGTVQHEDIPDLVEHLRQSGWLTPAFLMHALCSGKVDFFAGAITNLSACDERRVRSILSTGRVYAVRALYESAGLSRDISLVFVEATLIWREASRANGGTMLENVSARLMRKFRLAEQSPIAALQLLDMVEKLANAERRQTARTFAALAALAAA from the coding sequence ATATCGAGGCGTTACGTGATCATAGAAGCATTTCTTCGCTGGGCCGAGACCGCCAAAGCAGAGGGTAGGGCGAGGGCTGCCAATGCACTCGGGCGGGCCTATCTGCAATCGGTGATGCCACGAGAAGAGCGGGCCGCCGCCGAGATGGCGATGACCTATATGCTCGACGATCCATCGCCGCGCGTGCGCCTCTCGCTGGCCGAGGCCGTAGCCCGTTCCCCGGATGCGCCGCGTAACGTCATCCTGTCGCTGGCGGAAGATCAACCCGAGATCGCGGGGCAGGTCATTCTGTTTTCCCCTGTGTTCACCGATGCAGATCTTGTCGACCTCGCGCTGCGCGGTAGCAATGTGACGCGCGTGCTGATCGCCTCGCGCGGACGGGTATCGCGGTCGGTTTCCGCAGCGCTCGCCGAAATCGGCGGTGAGACCGAAATCCTTTGCCTATTGGAAAACGACGGCGCCTCGTTGTCGCGCGCTTCGTTGAAGCGGATCGCCGAGCGCCTTGGCGATCACGCCGACATACGCGGTCTGCTTCTGGATCGAGACGCGCTGCCGTCTGACATCCGTCACCTTCTGATGCGGCATGTCAGCGAGGCGCTGGCGGGCTCAAGTCTCATTCAGGCCACGATCGGCGCGGGCAGGCTTCAGCACCTTACGCGGGAGGCCAGTGAGGCGGCGACGGTTTCCATCGCCGGCACAGTGCAGCATGAGGACATTCCCGATCTGGTCGAGCACCTCAGGCAGTCCGGCTGGTTGACGCCGGCTTTCCTGATGCATGCGCTTTGCTCCGGCAAGGTGGACTTCTTCGCCGGCGCGATCACCAATCTTTCGGCCTGCGACGAGCGGCGCGTGCGCTCCATCCTTTCCACCGGCCGCGTTTATGCCGTCCGCGCGCTTTATGAATCCGCCGGCCTGTCGCGCGATATCAGCCTGGTCTTTGTCGAGGCGACATTGATCTGGCGTGAGGCATCGCGCGCCAATGGCGGCACCATGTTGGAAAATGTTTCGGCGCGGTTGATGCGTAAGTTCCGACTTGCAGAACAATCGCCCATCGCGGCATTGCAATTGCTGGACATGGTGGAGAAGCTTGCCAATGCGGAGCGCCGGCAGACGGCGCGGACATTCGCGGCTCTGGCAGCTCTTGCCGCAGCGTGA
- a CDS encoding flavin reductase family protein — MFYTTDTNRHGLAHDPFKAIVAPRPIGWIGSKGRDGSLNLSPYSFFNAVSDRPKLVMFSSAGRKDSVRNVEETGVFTANLVSRNLIEKMNHSSIAVPYGINEFSLAGLTAEPGRLVDAPYVAEAFAVLECRVTEVMQPKGLNGEPSENIMVLGQVVGIHIDEAIIRDGRLDMALARPVARMGYMDYSEGSDVFELLRPKAP; from the coding sequence ATGTTCTACACGACGGACACCAATCGCCATGGCTTGGCCCATGATCCCTTCAAGGCCATCGTTGCGCCGCGGCCCATCGGCTGGATCGGCAGCAAGGGCAGGGACGGTTCGCTCAATCTATCGCCTTACTCCTTCTTCAACGCAGTCAGCGACCGGCCAAAGCTGGTAATGTTCTCGTCGGCGGGCCGGAAGGACAGCGTTCGCAATGTCGAGGAAACCGGCGTTTTCACCGCCAACCTCGTCAGCCGCAACCTCATCGAAAAGATGAACCATTCCTCGATCGCCGTGCCTTACGGTATCAACGAGTTCTCCCTGGCCGGGCTGACTGCCGAACCCGGCAGGCTGGTCGACGCTCCCTATGTCGCCGAAGCCTTTGCCGTGCTCGAATGCCGGGTGACCGAGGTCATGCAGCCTAAGGGGCTGAACGGCGAGCCATCGGAAAATATCATGGTCCTCGGCCAGGTCGTCGGCATCCATATCGATGAGGCAATCATTCGGGACGGCCGGCTGGATATGGCGCTGGCGCGGCCCGTCGCACGCATGGGCTACATGGACTATAGCGAGGGCAGCGATGTCTTCGAACTGCTGCGGCCAAAAGCGCCGTGA
- a CDS encoding nitroreductase, with protein sequence MKTDIKLVDYLAVRRSIPAFQMMEPGPDKAEIEDILRLASRVPDHGKLAPWRFIVYRGEERARIGEELLKLALEAKPDLSEEMIQVERTRFTRAPVVIAVVSKAGPHFKIPEWEQLMSAGALCLNLLIAANAHGWVSNWLTEWFAYDERAYPLLGVQPGEKVAGFIHIGSSTFPSTERPRPELTETVTWVGGEDA encoded by the coding sequence ATGAAAACCGATATCAAGCTGGTCGATTATCTGGCGGTGCGCCGATCCATTCCCGCTTTTCAGATGATGGAACCCGGCCCGGATAAAGCCGAAATCGAAGATATTCTGCGGCTCGCCTCGCGCGTGCCGGATCACGGCAAACTCGCCCCGTGGCGCTTCATCGTCTATCGCGGCGAAGAGCGCGCGCGGATCGGCGAAGAGCTATTGAAGCTCGCGCTCGAAGCTAAGCCGGACTTGTCCGAAGAGATGATCCAGGTCGAGCGTACGCGGTTCACCCGCGCGCCGGTCGTTATTGCAGTCGTCAGCAAGGCGGGGCCGCATTTCAAGATCCCGGAATGGGAACAGTTGATGTCGGCCGGCGCGCTTTGCCTTAACCTGCTGATCGCGGCGAATGCCCATGGCTGGGTTTCGAACTGGCTGACCGAATGGTTCGCCTATGACGAACGTGCCTATCCGCTGCTCGGCGTCCAGCCGGGCGAAAAGGTAGCCGGCTTTATCCATATCGGTTCTTCCACCTTCCCATCTACCGAGCGCCCGCGCCCGGAATTGACCGAGACCGTGACCTGGGTCGGCGGCGAAGACGCGTGA
- a CDS encoding lysophospholipid acyltransferase family protein has protein sequence MDFKELSYANERDTRIKRWFIRSIEGLSGRDRYARLYDIWRSDIVGKSERVFGKMLDLIDVRLIAKGEWPPQDIPDAPIVIVANHPFGIGDGIAVLALAEQLGRPFKVLINNELLKVPEMNDYSLPVSFEETKEAMAINMKTRHEAVRLLKEGTTIIVFPAGGVATAKKGFGRAEDLPWKIFPAKLIQAARASVIPIYFEGQNGRLFHLASRVSMTLRISLLIREFRRLSGSTITAHVGRLMSWEALSEGNDRKDLLSKLYSAVFSMAPPRRALRKKAV, from the coding sequence TTGGATTTCAAAGAATTATCCTACGCCAATGAACGGGATACGCGCATCAAGCGCTGGTTCATCCGCTCCATCGAGGGCCTTTCGGGGCGCGATCGCTATGCCCGGCTTTACGACATCTGGCGCAGCGATATCGTCGGCAAAAGCGAACGTGTCTTTGGCAAGATGCTCGATCTCATCGATGTGCGCTTGATTGCCAAGGGCGAATGGCCGCCGCAGGACATTCCCGATGCGCCGATCGTCATCGTCGCCAACCATCCCTTCGGTATCGGCGACGGGATCGCCGTCCTGGCACTCGCCGAACAGCTCGGCCGTCCGTTCAAAGTGCTAATCAACAACGAACTGTTGAAAGTGCCTGAGATGAACGACTATTCGCTGCCGGTTTCGTTCGAGGAAACCAAGGAGGCGATGGCGATCAATATGAAGACGCGCCACGAGGCCGTTCGCCTGCTCAAGGAAGGAACGACAATCATCGTTTTTCCCGCCGGCGGCGTCGCAACGGCCAAGAAGGGCTTTGGCCGCGCCGAGGACTTGCCGTGGAAAATCTTTCCGGCAAAGCTCATTCAGGCGGCGCGCGCCAGCGTCATTCCCATCTATTTCGAAGGGCAAAACGGCCGGCTCTTCCATCTTGCCAGCCGCGTCTCGATGACCCTGCGCATCTCGCTGCTGATCCGCGAGTTCCGCCGTCTTTCCGGCAGCACCATCACTGCTCATGTCGGCAGGCTGATGAGCTGGGAGGCACTCAGCGAAGGCAACGACCGCAAGGATTTGTTGTCGAAGCTCTACAGTGCGGTATTTTCCATGGCGCCTCCAAGGCGGGCGCTACGGAAGAAGGCCGTATAA
- the thrS gene encoding threonine--tRNA ligase — protein MSQSVSLTFPDGSVRSYDAGATGRDVAESISKSLAKKAVAVAIDGTVRDLSDPITEGKIEIITRNDDRALELIRHDAAHVMAEAVQELWPGTQVTIGPVIENGFYYDFAKNEPFTPDDLPVIEKKMREIIQRNAPFTKQIWSREKAKEVFASKGERYKVELVDAIPEGQDLKIYYQGDWFDLCRGPHMASTGQIGSAFKLMKVAGAYWRGDSNNPMLTRIYGTAFAEQADLDNYLHILAEAEKRDHRRLGREMDLFHFQEEGPGVVFWHGKGWRMFQTLVSYMRRRLQGDYQEVNAPQVLDKSLWETSGHWGWYRDNMFKVTVAGDDTDDDRVFALKPMNCPGHIQIFKHGLKSYRELPIRLAEFGAVHRYEPSGALHGLMRVRGFTQDDAHIFCTDEQMAAECLKINDLILSVYEDFGFKEIVVKLSTRPDKRVGSDDLWDRAESVMMDVLKTIEAQSEGRIKTGILPGEGAFYGPKFEYTLKDAIGREWQCGTTQVDFNLPERFGAFYIDQHSEKTQPVMIHRAICGSMERFLGILIENFAGHMPLWVSPLQVVVATITSEADEYGNEVAEALRDAGLDVETDFRNEKINYKIREHSVTKVPVIIVCGKKEAEERSVNIRRLGSQAQTAMSLDEAIASLALEATPPDVLRKREAKRAKAA, from the coding sequence ATGTCCCAATCCGTTTCCCTGACATTTCCCGATGGTTCCGTGCGCAGCTACGATGCTGGCGCAACCGGCCGGGATGTTGCCGAATCCATTTCCAAGTCGCTTGCCAAGAAGGCCGTCGCCGTTGCGATCGACGGCACCGTGCGTGACCTTTCCGATCCGATCACCGAAGGCAAGATCGAGATCATCACCCGCAACGACGACCGAGCGCTGGAACTGATCCGGCATGATGCGGCGCACGTCATGGCGGAAGCGGTGCAGGAACTGTGGCCCGGCACGCAGGTCACCATCGGCCCGGTCATCGAAAACGGCTTCTACTACGACTTTGCCAAGAACGAACCCTTCACGCCCGATGACCTGCCGGTCATCGAGAAGAAGATGCGCGAGATTATCCAGCGCAATGCGCCGTTCACCAAGCAGATCTGGTCGCGCGAAAAGGCAAAGGAAGTCTTCGCCTCCAAGGGCGAGCGCTACAAAGTTGAACTTGTCGATGCCATTCCGGAAGGGCAGGATCTCAAGATCTATTACCAGGGCGATTGGTTCGACCTTTGCCGTGGTCCTCATATGGCTTCCACCGGGCAGATCGGCTCGGCCTTCAAGCTGATGAAGGTGGCGGGCGCCTATTGGCGCGGCGACAGCAACAATCCGATGCTGACCCGCATCTACGGCACGGCCTTCGCCGAGCAGGCCGATCTCGATAACTACCTGCACATTCTTGCGGAAGCCGAGAAGCGCGATCATCGTCGTCTCGGCCGCGAAATGGACCTGTTCCATTTCCAGGAAGAGGGCCCCGGCGTCGTCTTCTGGCACGGCAAGGGCTGGCGGATGTTCCAGACGCTGGTGTCCTATATGCGCCGGCGGTTGCAGGGCGACTATCAGGAAGTCAACGCGCCGCAGGTGCTCGACAAGTCGCTTTGGGAAACCTCGGGTCACTGGGGCTGGTATCGCGACAACATGTTCAAGGTTACCGTCGCCGGTGATGACACCGATGACGATCGCGTCTTCGCGCTGAAGCCGATGAACTGCCCCGGCCACATCCAGATCTTCAAGCATGGCTTGAAGTCCTACCGCGAACTGCCGATACGGCTTGCGGAATTCGGTGCAGTGCATCGCTACGAGCCATCGGGTGCTCTGCATGGCCTGATGCGCGTGCGCGGCTTCACGCAGGACGATGCCCACATCTTCTGCACTGACGAGCAGATGGCCGCCGAGTGCTTGAAGATCAACGACCTCATCCTGTCGGTCTATGAGGACTTCGGCTTCAAGGAGATCGTCGTCAAGCTCTCGACACGCCCGGACAAGCGTGTCGGTTCCGACGACCTCTGGGACCGCGCCGAAAGCGTGATGATGGACGTGCTGAAGACCATCGAGGCGCAGTCCGAAGGACGCATCAAGACCGGCATTCTGCCGGGCGAGGGCGCTTTCTACGGGCCGAAGTTCGAATATACGCTGAAGGACGCAATCGGCCGTGAATGGCAGTGCGGCACGACGCAGGTCGACTTCAACCTGCCGGAACGCTTTGGCGCCTTCTATATCGACCAGCATTCCGAAAAGACGCAGCCGGTGATGATCCATCGCGCCATCTGCGGCTCAATGGAGCGCTTCCTCGGTATTCTGATCGAGAACTTCGCCGGCCATATGCCGCTTTGGGTCTCGCCGCTGCAGGTGGTGGTCGCGACCATCACTTCGGAAGCCGACGAATATGGCAACGAGGTTGCTGAAGCGCTGCGCGACGCCGGGCTCGATGTCGAGACCGATTTCCGCAACGAGAAAATCAACTACAAGATCCGCGAGCATTCGGTGACGAAGGTTCCAGTGATCATCGTCTGCGGTAAGAAGGAAGCCGAGGAGCGCTCGGTCAACATCCGCCGCCTCGGCAGCCAGGCACAGACGGCAATGTCGCTCGACGAAGCCATTGCCTCGCTGGCGCTCGAAGCGACGCCGCCGGATGTCTTGCGCAAACGTGAAGCCAAGCGGGCCAAGGCCGCTTGA
- a CDS encoding DUF1697 domain-containing protein, whose translation MKTYVALLHSIVLGAGRRVVMSDLKAMAEELGFSNARTLVATGNLVFEAEEQPIAEIEARLEAGFTKAFGKSVDIIGRDAEGWQKLAAGNPFKDGGGSEVIVRVMRKPLDASIIAGFDKNRGTERIRIVDGDLWIDFGGKASKTRLLPALTTKRLGVGTLRNWNTVRGLAKMIGK comes from the coding sequence ATGAAGACTTACGTCGCATTGCTCCACAGCATCGTGCTCGGCGCCGGACGCAGGGTAGTCATGAGCGATCTCAAGGCAATGGCCGAGGAGCTTGGCTTTTCCAACGCCAGAACCCTCGTTGCGACCGGCAATCTCGTTTTCGAAGCGGAAGAACAGCCGATCGCGGAGATCGAGGCACGGCTTGAGGCGGGATTTACCAAGGCTTTCGGCAAATCCGTCGACATTATCGGCCGCGATGCCGAGGGATGGCAGAAACTTGCCGCCGGCAATCCGTTCAAGGACGGCGGGGGCAGCGAAGTCATCGTCCGCGTCATGCGCAAGCCGCTCGATGCTTCTATTATTGCTGGGTTCGATAAGAATCGTGGCACCGAGCGCATCAGAATCGTCGATGGCGACCTCTGGATCGACTTCGGCGGCAAGGCAAGCAAGACACGTCTGCTGCCAGCGCTGACCACCAAACGCCTCGGCGTCGGCACGTTGCGCAACTGGAACACCGTGCGCGGATTGGCCAAGATGATCGGCAAGTAA